A single genomic interval of Halichondria panicea chromosome 2, odHalPani1.1, whole genome shotgun sequence harbors:
- the LOC135332044 gene encoding probable serine/threonine-protein kinase nek3, with protein sequence MRSRELTQSKMNWRSTQRFACQSWTVALASFLGCGLGLAQIGLSAWLWIFSKEFKIVLGEPMRNAFIGYITIGCIAFLACFMGVLSALLRNQYGMLLYAVFCLASIGCQAGVWAFIYVEQTAVSQVITERIQERTEYYDFFTREFNCNLQAQGVQFEAALVSCANFVTGWMWTIVWVMLGLCAVIAFLQLILMLLASMLFVLISEELLHSKVRVSPAPFNGNESILLSSYNHNGNSMRTTHFFNSSSQIYPGSNQTGHRAHNNSTLLQSVRNLSTEEQRAKQADKEPLLIPVKNYPPSKLTHANATTITSTTTNNQVNIQTFQSTSSTNQAKPNAGLPSSVSPLSGTNLPSLISKEKSTTKSQSSFRKFIERWTPTTRRSKVVQVLPRNSGTVSPTLLKVSSTNQQAATLSETNPQHLIRSHTISQFSSKESNRPTKVQVSPRNGGIVSTTLLNSNVSSPLEATSTTQQAATSETSPQHLIRSHTISQFSSKETSTNRPTKVQVSPRNGGGTVSPTLLKASTPMEATSTTQQAATLSETSPHYLISNEKSTTKSQSSFRKFLERWTPTRSSKVQVSPRNRGMVSTTLLNSNVSPPLEATSTTQQAATSETTPQHLIRSHTISQFSSKESSTNRPTKVQVSPRNRGMVSTTLLNSNVSSPLEATSTKQQAATLSETNTQHLVCSVCHHTTSQFSSEESSTSNRPTKVQVPPRNGEELSPTKQQAAKPSETSPRYLIRRAKSDTMLSQFSSKEASTSRSNRPTKVQVSPRNREKLAPTSLKGSSQMEGRATFTKQQTEFKIHQQSTFSEASPPSLIHSDKRTTKSYYSWLMERLAPTRSSMVQGSPRNGGKVSPTSLKVASPMDGTVMIASKGQKSGSTATRNQQPEVKRKFNTVDV encoded by the exons atGAGATCAAGAGAGCTCACACAGTCCAAAATGAACTGGAGAAGTACTCAACGCTTTGCTTGTCAGTCTTGGACAGTAGCTCTGGCATCTTTTCTGGGCTGT GGACTTGGTTTAGCTCAGATTGGCCTGAGTGCCTGGCTCTGGATATTCTCTAAAGAATTCAAAATAGTACTTGGAGAGCCT ATGAGAAATGCCTTCATTGGGTACATCACCATCGGATGTATTGCATTTTTAGCAT GCTTCATGGGAGTGCTTTCTGCTCTTCTAAGGAATCAATATGGAATGCTTTTG TATGCAGTGTTCTGTTTGGCAAGCATTGGATGTCAAGCAGGAGTGTGGGCATTCATCTACGTTGAGCAGACAGCA GTGTCTCAAGTAATAACGGAGAGAATTCAAGAGAGGACCGAATATTATGACTTCTTCACAAGAGAG TTTAACTGCAATCTACAAGCTCAGGGAGTTCAATTCGAAGCGGCATTG GTGTCCTGTGCAAATTTTGTGACAGGATGGATGTGGACAATTGTTTGGGTTATGCTTGGTCTGTGTGCTGTGATAGCCTTCCTTCAG ctcatTCTTATGCTTTTGGCTTCAATGCTGTTTGTGCTAATATCAGAAGAGCTGTTACACAGCAAAGTACGAGTATCACCTGCGCCATTCAACGGAAATGAGAGCATATTATTATCTTCTTACAACCACAATGGAAACTCAATGAGGACCACGCATTTCTTCAATTCATCCTCCCAAATATATCCTGGATCAAATCAAACTGGACACAGAGCACATAACAATTCGACACTCTTACAGTCAGTACGTAACTTGTCTACTGAAGAGCAGAGGGCAAAGCAAGCGGATAAAGAGCCTCTCTTAATTCCTGTCAAGAATTATCCTCCAAGTAAACTCACTCACGCAAACGCTACTACTATCACAAGCACAACAACAAACAATCAAGTCAATATTCAAACATTTCAATCAACTTCAAGCACAAATCAAGCCAAGCCAAATGCTGGACTTCCAAGCTCTGTTTCTCCACTCTCAGGAACAAACCTTCCATCTTTGATAAGCAAGGAAAAGAGCACCACCAAATCACAATCTTCCTTTAGAAAATTTATAGAAAGATGGACTCCTACAACTAGACGTAGTAAGGTGGTGCAAGTATTGCCTAGAAATAGTGGAACAGTATCGCCAACATTACTGAAGGTTTCATCTACCAACCAACAAGCTGCTACACTCTCAGAAACAAACCCTCAACATTTGATACGCAGCCACACCATATCACAATTCTCCAGTAAAGAATCTAATAGACCAACTAAAGTGCAAGTATCGCCTAGAAATGGAGGAATAGTATCGACAACATTACTCAATTCGAATGTTTCATCCCCATTGGAAGCTACATCTACCACgcaacaagctgctacttcaGAAACAAGTCCTCAGCATTTAATCCGCAGCCACACCATATCACAATTCTCCAGTAAAGAAACATCGACTAATAGACCAACTAAGGTGCAAGTATCACCTAGAAATGGAGGAGGAACGGTATCACCAACATTACTGAAGGCTTCAACCCCAATGGAAGCTACATCTACCACGCAACAAGCGGCTACACTTTCAGAAACAAGCCCTCATTATTTGATAAGCAATGAAAAGAGCACCACCAAATCACAATCCTCCTTTAGAAAATTTCTAGAAAGATGGACtcctactagatctagtaagGTGCAAGTATCACCTAGAAATAGAGGAATGGTATCAACAACATTACTTAATTCGAATGTTTCACCCCCATTGGAAGCTACATCTACCACgcaacaagctgctacttcaGAAACAACTCCTCAGCATTTAATCCGCAGCCACACCATATCACAATTCTCCAGTAAAGAATCGTCGACTAATAGACCAACTAAAGTGCAAGTATCACCTAGAAATAGAGGAATGGTATCAACAACATTACTGAATTCGAATGTTTCATCCCCATTGGAAGCTACATCTACCAAGCAACAAGCTGCTACACTCTCAGAAACAAACACTCAACATTTGGTATGCAGTGTCTGTCACCACACCACATCACAATTCTCCAGTGAAGAATCATCGACTTCTAATAGACCAACTAAGGTGCAGGTGCCGCCTAGAAATGGAGAAGAGTTATCGCCTACCAAGCAACAAGCTGCTAAACCCTCAGAAACAAGCCCTCGATATCTGATACGCCGTGCCAAGAGCGACACCATGTTATCCCAATTCTCCAGTAAAGAAGCATCGACTTCTAGATCTAATAGACCAACTAAGGTGCAAGTATCGCCTAGAAATAGAGAAAAGTTAGCGCCAACATCACTGAAGGGTTCATCCCAAATGGAAGGTAGAGCTACATTTACCAAGCAACAAACAGAATTCAAAATTCATCAGCAATCTACCTTCTCAGAAGCAAGCCCTCCGTCTTTGATACACAGCGACAAAAGAACGACCAAATCATATTACTCCTGGTTAATGGAAAGATTAGCTCCTACTAGATCCAGTATGGTGCAAGGATCTCCTAGAAATGGAGGGAAAGTGTCGCCAACATCACTGAAGGTTGCATCCCCAATGGACGGTACAGTGATGATTGCAAGTAAAGGACAGAAAAGTGGTTCTACAGCTACCCGCAATCAACAACCTGAAGTTAAAAGAAAATTTAACACAGTAGACGTTTAA
- the LOC135331654 gene encoding WASH complex subunit 5-like translates to MALDFLSEANLCGQTILKLVSRGNAIIAELLRLGDFIPPIFKLENRMDVERYKFIIPDFHYFECPEFYENKIDGSPDLQDRDEEFRENHVEIVTRFYKAFESIHKYVIDLNRFLEDLEEGVHIQQTLENVLLNDDGKQLLSEALFLYGIMLLVVDMKMEGPVRERMLVAFHRYSTQQTSIDSNIDDVCKLLRSTGYARTPVIKRPLKYPEDFFCRVPISQTYIDMVIGRLRSDDIYNQIAAYPNPEHRSTALATQASMLYIILYFAPHILHSQQAQMREIVDKHFPDNWVISMYMGITVNLLDAWEPYKAARTALANTLQPTNITDQAQRFLRKIPALNKQVEGYLTEGTLVEDYVLDSVSKLMGCIRDCNSTLRWVMLHTAPVADHHRRCKQIREEVIALGYNPRLYFVFLLNTAQFEFMLKEMFKKLLMEKQSKWEAYRKEGSERMTELGEVFSGTKPLTRVEKNEHLQEWFTEMASQISSLSYDDATSAGRKITQIIAALEEVQEFHQLEANMQVKQFLEDTKRYLIQMLRTVNIKDEALNNLELIADLSYAWILVDSYTPFMQDFIKRKPALVIKLRATFLKLTSALNLPCQRIDEAGSPDLASVSAYYSRELVSYTRKVLQIIPESMFTVLHQIIAILTHRMKEVPTRLDKDKMKEFAQLDDRYAVAKLTHDISVFTEGILLMKTTRMGVIQVDSKQLLEDGIRKELVKQVAAALHSSLIFNPKAKTLELEPKLKVLAEQMSGFRRSFEYIQDYVNIYGLKIWQEEVSRIINYNVEQECNSFLRTKVLDFQSLFQSRTIPIPLFQPVDSHSVTFVGRLANEILRITDTHTTSFIEQRSAWYDKRTMQEVLNIKIWEKLKGAVDIFGLSALDRLFCFMIVRDLQQYLKYLRRNLVKSPAFIKSMSSFISILGEPENLIGNATKVYSQTVQQCNKLWGPYLECALRVGQIQLIRRQIAYELNKSCKFDSKLVCNSLQTFNSSLLTRVEAHYRDPDANPYPGGESEAVFDELTPYLETAGINEPLTKIYATTKAVEKFGAVHFLFIISQLPKLMYSKSVGSMVCRKSTDQLDGPALVAGCITLLRQFHSDNREMFLAYMGQYVRSMVESQSSGKDKTADLSPDVVNALYFLEQFVHYGNLPRKAIEKYIPSYIFDEFKHATS, encoded by the exons ATGGCGTTGGACTTTCTCTCAGAAGCCAACTTATGTGGTCAAACCATTCTGAAGTTGGTCAGTAGAGGCAATGCTATCATAGCAGAGCTGCTCAGACTGGGGGATTTTATTCCACCTATTTTCAAGCTTGAGAACAGGATGGACGTGGAGAGATACAAGTTTATCATTCCTGACTTTCACTATTTTGAGTGCCCCGAGTTCTATGAGAACAAGATTGATGGTAGCccg GATCTTCAAGATCGTGATGAGGAATTCCGTGAGAACCACGTGGAAATTGTGACCCGATTCTACAAGGCCTTTGAGAGCATCCATAAGTATGTGATCGACCTCAACCGTTTCTTGGAGGACCTGGAGGAAGGAGTGCACATTCAGCAAACTCTGGAAAATGTCCTTCTGAACGATGACGGGAAACAGCTGCTG agtgaagCGCTTTTCCTATACGGGATCATGCTACTCGTTGTGGACATGAAAATGGAGGGACCAGTCAGAGAGAGAATGTTGGTGGCGTTCCATCGCTATAGTACCCAGCAGACAAGCATCGACTCTAACATTGACGATGTCTGCAAACTACTACGAAGCACCGGCTATGCACGGACACCAGTTATCAAGAGACCTCTGAAATATCCCGAAGACTTCTTTTG TCGTGTACCGATATCTCAGACGTACATTGACATGGTGATAGGACGACTGAGGTCTGATGACATCTATaaccag ATTGCTGCCTACCCTAACCCGGAGCACCGTAGTACTGCCCTAGCAACACAGGCCAGCATGCTCTACATCATCCTCTACTTTGCCCCACACATCCTCCACTCCCAGCAGGCACAGATGAGGGAGATAGTCGACAAGCACTTCCCCGACAACTGG GTGATCTCGATGTATATGGGCATCACAGTGAACTTGTTGGATGCTTGGGAGCCCTACAAAGCCGCCAGAACTGCTCTGGCCAACACTCTCCAGCCCACCAACATCACTGACCAGGCACAAAGGTTTCTGAGGAAGATACCAGCACTCAACAAGCAG GTGGAGGGCTACCTGACAGAGGGCACACTAGTGGAGGACTACGTGCTGGACAGTGTCTCCAAACTCATGGGTTGTATCAGGGACTGTAACTCCACCCTCAGATGGGTCATGCTGCACACTGCCCCCG TGGCCGATCACCATCGTCGCTGCAAGCAGATACGTGAGGAGGTGATTGCCCTCGGTTACAACCCGAGGCTCTACTTTGTGTTCCTGCTCAACACTGCTCAGTTTGAGTTCATGTTGAAAGAG ATGTTCAAGAAGCTACTGATGGAGAAGCAGTCCAAATGGGAGGCTTATCGGAAGGAGGGCTCAGAGAGGATGACTGAACTAGGGGAGGTGTTCTCTGGTACCAAGCCACTCACCAGAGTGGAGAAGAATG AGCACTTGCAGGAGTGGTTCACGGAGATGGCCTCACAGATATCCTCCCTCAGTTACGATGACGCCACCTCTGCCGGCAGGAAGATCACTCAGATTATAGCCGCCCTCGAAGAG GTTCAAGAGTTCCACCAGCTGGAGGCCAACATGCAAGTGAAGCAGTTCCTCGAGGACACCAAACGCTACCTCATACAAATGCTCAGGACCGTTAACATAAAAGATGAG GCACTCAACAATCTAGAGCTGATAGCAGACCTCTCTTATGCCTGGATCCTAGTGGACAGCTACACGCCTTTCATGCAGGACTTCATCAAACGCAAACCTGCCCTCGTCATTAAGCTCCGAGCAACATTTCTCAAACTAACCTCCGCTCTTAACCTTCCCTGTCAAAGAATTGACGAAGCAGGTAGTCCCGATCTAGCCAGTGTGTCAGCGTATTACTCCAGGGAGCTGGTCAGCTACACCAGAAAG gTCCTGCAGATTATCCCTGAGTCAATGTTCACAGTGCTCCACCAGATCATAGCCATCCTCACCCATCGAATGAAGGAGGTCCCCACAAGACTGGACAAGGACAAGATGAAAGAGTTCGCTCAGCTGGACGATCGCTATGCT GTTGCAAAGTTGACTCACGACATCTCAGTGTTCACGGAGGGTATTCTACTCATGAAGACCACTCGGATGGGCGTGATTCAGGTGGACTCCAAACAGCTGCTCGAGGACGGTATTCGGAAGGAGCTTGTCAAACAAGTTGCAGCTGCTCTGCACTCTAGTCTCATTTTCAATCCTAAGGCCAAG ACTTTAGAGCTGGAACCGAAGCTGAAAGTACTGGCCGAGCAGATGAGTGGTTTTCGACGTTCATTTGAGTACATTCAAGACTACGTCAATATCTACGGACTCAAGATCTGGCAGGAAGAG gtgtccAGGATCATTAACTACAATGTGGAGCAAGAGTGCAACAGCTTTCTGAGAACAAAG GTGCTGGACTTCCAATCCCTGTTCCAGTCACGGACTATTCCGATTCCACTATTCCAACCAGTCGATTCTCACTCTGTGACATTTGTAGGGAGATTAGCCAATGAGATTCTCCGGATCACCGATACCCACACCACTTCCTTCATTGAGCAGAGGAGTGCCTGGTATGACAAACGAACTATGCAGGAGGTCCTCAACATCAAGATATGGGAGAAACTCaag GGTGCCGTGGACATATTTGGACTGAGTGCTTTAGATCGTCTCTTCTGCTTCATGATAGTACGAGACCTGCAACAGTATCTCAAGTACCTGCGTCGAAACTTAGTCAAGTCTCCTGCTTTCATTAAGTCTATGAGTAGCTTCATCAGCATTCTCGGAGAACCAGAGAATCTCATTG GCAATGCCACCAAGGTGTACTCCCAAACAGTGCAACAGTGCAACAAGCTGTGGGGGCCCTATCTAGAGTGTGCCCTGAGG GTGGGACAGATCCAGCTGATCCGGAGACAGATAGCCTACGAGCTGAACAAGTCTTGCAAGTTCGACTCAAAACTGGTCTGCAATTCTCTACAGACTTTCAACAG TTCACTCCTCACACGAGTGGAGGCCCACTACCGTGACCCGGACGCCAACCCGTACCCTGGAGGAGAGAGTGAGGCCGTGTTTGATGAGCTCACCCCCTATCTGGAGACAGCTGGCATCAACGAGCCTCTCACTAAG ATTTATGCCACAACAAAAGCGGTGGAGAAGTTTGGAGCAGTTCATTTTCTGTTCATCATCTCACAGCTGCCCAAACTCATGTACAGCAAAAGTGTCG GGAGCATGGTCTGCCGAAAGTCGACTGACCAGTTAGACGGGCCCGCCCTAGTGGCCGGATGTATCACTCTCCTGCGCCAGTTCCACTCTGACAATCGGGAGATGTTCCTCGCCTACATGGGCCAGTATGTCCGCTCCATGGTGGAGTCACAGTCCTCTGGAAA AGACAAGACTGCTGACCTGAGCCCTGATGTAGTGAACGCCCTGTACTTCCTGGAACAGTTTGTTCATTATGGAAACCTTCCGAGAAAAGCCATCGAAAAATACATTCCTAGTTATATTTTCGACGAGTTTAAGCATGCAACCAGTTGA
- the LOC135331655 gene encoding uncharacterized protein LOC135331655, giving the protein MNVEKLRELELGSGLNLTDPPDPRSHKLCITRRDIRCDLSNVTVIKERGDTKYCQQVAPTWEAVQREMIRTIEEPDRNTCLNFGTHLQFSQSIDNIAVSKQILAYTNTFTEPTTSSEFEIELCTFLCHQLSIQSEDQQPSAIQKSSVSVINDYISTLNQTRNESHLQEITAACFKYMYIATNRVTHYVSAVQQGAMQYNLYSTSQYIESLGPGIGPMGGPLISGAISSQGGRQKLDKIEFKNAIGKMEGAEGLEAVIGISVQPVYMLVRQQDLREHMRTALRQYIHKASMYNVDSYLIAGVSETTENVYWTVNQLNQVMGTQLREQASSFQFQPAGTAENPSQFLIRYEKHHKDHNTLYYYVKLNANPLGRGNKPLLLTSEIGDRFTVHWPHTLSLGCLCTASIKTLQDWREADVLHLKGSPFSGCHGSGFAGMRPLESTNTHATYKTCCAPIIQKEDNCTRFCLVPDERAESQHEKEMK; this is encoded by the exons ATGAACGTGGAAAAGCTAAGAGAACTAGAGCTGGGCAGTGGACTCAATCTCACTGACCCACCAGACCCAAGAAGCCACAAGTTATGTATCACTAGAAGAGACATCAGATGTGATCTAAGCAACGTTACTGTTATTAAGGAAAGAGGAGATACGAAATACTGCCAGCAGGTGGCTCCAACTTGGGAAGCTGTTCAAAGAGAGATGATCAGAACTATAGAAGAACCAGATCGCAACACTTGTCTCAATTTTGGAACCCATCTTCAGTTTTCTCAGAGTATTGACAATATTGCAGTTAGTAAGCAAATTTTAGCATACACAAACACTTTCACAGAGCCAACTACGAGTTCTGAATTTGAAATAGAATTGTGCACATTTCTCTGCCACCAGTTAAGCATACAATCCGAAGACCAGCAACCATCAGCAATCCAAAAGTCATCAGTTTCTGTAATAAACGACTACATATCAACTCTCAACCAAACAAGAAACGAGAGCCACTTACAAGAAATCACGGCAGCGTGcttcaagtacatgtatattgcaACCAACCGAGTGACTCACTATGTCTCTGCAGTGCAGCAAGGTGCAATGCAGTACAACTTGTACAGCACAAGCCAGTACATTGAGAGCTTAGGACCTGGTATAGGCCCTATGGGTGGCCCCCTTATATCAGGAGCAATTAGCAGTCAAGGAGGACGACAAAAGTTGGATAAGATCGAATTCAAGAACGCCATTGGTAAGATGGAGGGAGCAGAAGGATTGGAGGCAGTGATTGGAATCAGTGTGCAGCCAGTCTATATGCTAGTCAGGCAGCAAGATCTGAGAGAACACATGAGGACAGCATTAAGGCAGTACATTCACAAAGCATCGATGTATAATG tcgacAGTTACCTAATAGCTGGTGTGTCTGAGACAACAGAAAACGTGTACTGGACAGTCAACCAGCTGAATCAAGTAATGGGAACACAATTGAGAGAACAAGCCTCTTCATTCCAATTCCAACCAGCAGGCACCGCAGAGAACCCAAGCCAATTCTTGATACGGTACGAGAAGCATCACAAAGACCATAATACACTCTACTACTATGTCAAGCTCAATGCCAATCCACTTGGACGCGGTAACAAACCATTACTCTTAACCTCAGAGATTGGTGATCGCTTCACTGTCCATTGGCCACACACCCTCAGTTTGGGCTGCTTGTGTACAGCCTCGATCAAAACACTCCAAGATTGGAGAGAGGCGGATGTACTTCATCTCAAGGGCTCTCCATTCTCAGGGTGTCATGGGAGTGGGTTTGCTGGAATGAGACCTTTGGAATCGACTAACACACACGCCACATATAAAACATGTTGTGCACCCATTATACAAAAAGAAGACAACTGCACTCGATTTTGTCTTGTGCCAGATGAAAGAGCAGAAAGCCAACACGAGAAAGAAATGAAGTAA
- the LOC135331656 gene encoding mitotic checkpoint protein BUB3-like has protein sequence MPQKVEFELNQPPSDGITRVSFSPVANSSQLLVSSWDNSVGLYNISQNNLQHKYTHQYAVLDCCFYDPSKSFSGGLDRTLKMYDFASQTESVIGSHLDAIRCVQFCQELGLVITGSWDKTVKLWDPRTNHNVGMYDQNGESVYTMSLCGDRIVVGTSNRRVLIWDLKNMQFAEQRRASSLKYQTRCIQCFPNMQGYVLSSIEGRVAVEYLDTDPEIQKKKYAFKCHRLKQNSVENIYPVNAIAFHGAHNTFATGGSDGFVNIWDPFNKKRLCQFHRYPADISSLAFNKEGGMIAIASSPVQCVEGEEKQKDAVYIRYITDSETQPK, from the coding sequence atgcctcaaaAAGTTGAATTTGAATTAAACCAGCCACCTTCAGATGGAATTACAAGAGTATCTTTCAGTCCTGTGGCTAACTCGTCACAGCTGCTCGTATCTTCATGGGACAACAGTGTGGGCCTCTACAACATCTCACAGAACAATCTACAACACAAGTACACGCACCAGTATGCCGTGCTCGACTGCTGCTTCTATGATCCCTCAAAATCGTTTAGTGGAGGACTTGATCGAACATTGAAAATGTACGATTTCGCGTCTCAGACCGAGAGTGTTATAGGCTCTCATCTTGATGCCATACGCTGCGTTCAATTCTGTCAAGAGCTTGGCCTTGTGATTACTGGCTCCTGGGACAAAACCGTTAAGCTTTGGGACCCACGAACAAATCACAATGTTGGTATGTACGATCAAAACGGAGAATCGGTGTACACTATGTCTCTGTGTGGAGATCGAATCGTCGTGGGAACGTCGAACCGGAGAGTGCTTATCTGGGATTTGAAGAACATGCAATTTGCTGAGCAGCGAAGAGCTTCTAGTCTCAAATACCAAACCCGTTGCATCCAGTGTTTCCCCAACATGCAAGGGTATGTGTTGAGCTCTATCGAAGGCAGAGTGGCGGTGGAGTACTTGGATACCGACCCTGAAATACAGAAGAAAAAGTACGCCTTCAAATGCCATCGTCTCAAGCAAAACAGCGTTGAGAATATCTATCCTGTCAATGCAATCGCCTTTCATGGAGCCCACAATACTTTTGCCACTGGAGGTTCAGATGGTTTCGTGAATATTTGGGATCCCTTTAACAAGAAGCGACTTTGTCAGTTTCATCGCTATCCTGCTGATATCTCGTCTCTGGCTTTCAACAAAGAGGGCGGTATGATTGCCATTGCTTCTTCTCCTGTGCAGTGCGTGGAGGGTGAAGAGAAACAGAAGGATGCAGTCTACATTAGGTACATCACAGACTCTGAAACACAGCCAAAGTAG